Proteins from one Coregonus clupeaformis isolate EN_2021a chromosome 29, ASM2061545v1, whole genome shotgun sequence genomic window:
- the LOC121544998 gene encoding transmembrane protein 50A isoform X1: protein MYCVQLAIQLRTMSGFLESIRCGDCECNVDWGERRNTIASIGAGVLFFTGWWIIIDAAVKYPDEATFHHAYHTCGVIATVAFLMINAVSNGQVRGDSYSEGCIGQTGGRVWLFIGFMLAFGSLIASMWILFGGFVVPKKPVVYPGIAVFFQNAFIFFGGLVFKFGRTEDLWQ, encoded by the exons ATGTACTGTGTGCAACTCGCTATTCAG CTCAGAACCATGTCAGGGTTTTTGGAAAGCATCCGGTGCGGAGACTGCGAGTGCAATGTGGACTGGGGAGAGAGGCGAAACACTATTGCATCTATAGGTGCTGGAGTCCTG TTTTTCACTGGTTGGTGGATAATCATTGATGCAGCTGTTAAATATCCAGATGAGGCGACCTTCCATCACGCCTATCACACTTGTGGAGTCATCGCTACTGTGGCTTTTCTCAT GATCAATGCTGTCTCGAATGGCCAGGTGAGAGGGGACAGCTACAGTGAAGGTTGCATTGGGCAGACAG GAGGTCGTGTGTGGCTCTTCATTGGCTTCATGCTGGCGTTCGGCTCTCTCATTGCTTCCATGTGGATCCTGTTTGGAGGCTTCGTAGTGCCCA AGAAACCTGTTGTGTATCCTGGTATTGCTGTTTTCTTCCAAAATGCATTCATTTTCTTTGG GGGCTTGGTGTTTAAGTTTGGACGCACTGAAGACTTGTGGCAGTAA
- the LOC121544998 gene encoding transmembrane protein 50A isoform X2 yields MSGFLESIRCGDCECNVDWGERRNTIASIGAGVLFFTGWWIIIDAAVKYPDEATFHHAYHTCGVIATVAFLMINAVSNGQVRGDSYSEGCIGQTGGRVWLFIGFMLAFGSLIASMWILFGGFVVPKKPVVYPGIAVFFQNAFIFFGGLVFKFGRTEDLWQ; encoded by the exons ATGTCAGGGTTTTTGGAAAGCATCCGGTGCGGAGACTGCGAGTGCAATGTGGACTGGGGAGAGAGGCGAAACACTATTGCATCTATAGGTGCTGGAGTCCTG TTTTTCACTGGTTGGTGGATAATCATTGATGCAGCTGTTAAATATCCAGATGAGGCGACCTTCCATCACGCCTATCACACTTGTGGAGTCATCGCTACTGTGGCTTTTCTCAT GATCAATGCTGTCTCGAATGGCCAGGTGAGAGGGGACAGCTACAGTGAAGGTTGCATTGGGCAGACAG GAGGTCGTGTGTGGCTCTTCATTGGCTTCATGCTGGCGTTCGGCTCTCTCATTGCTTCCATGTGGATCCTGTTTGGAGGCTTCGTAGTGCCCA AGAAACCTGTTGTGTATCCTGGTATTGCTGTTTTCTTCCAAAATGCATTCATTTTCTTTGG GGGCTTGGTGTTTAAGTTTGGACGCACTGAAGACTTGTGGCAGTAA